The Esox lucius isolate fEsoLuc1 chromosome 20, fEsoLuc1.pri, whole genome shotgun sequence region tttcctgttctaggtcagccaatgctgaacataataaatagctccctttcctctggatgtgtaccaaactcactaaaaatagcggaaattaagcctcttgtGAAAAAAATCTTATCTGGatcccaacatattaaacaattataggccaatagcGAACCTCCCGTTCTTCTCAAAAATCttaggaaaatgtgtttcccaacaactgaatgccttcctgaagacaaataacatttatgaaatgctccagtctggtttcagatcccatcatagtactgagactgcactcgtgaaggtaacaaatgaccttctaatatCCTCAGAAAAAGGTTCCGCATTCaccctgttgcttcttgatcttagtgctgcttttgacactattgatcactcccttcttttaacccatattgggctacgtggacatgttctagcctggtttaaatcttatttatctgaaagatatcagtttgttagtgtggatggcgtatcctctgacaagtcaaaggtatgctttggtgttcctcaaggctaggttctgggcccattattgttctcactatatatgctgcccctgggcaatgtaatccgaaatcacaatgtacattttcactgttatgctgatgacacacagttatatatttcaatgaagcttggagaagccccaaaatttgctactttggaagcatgcgttttagatattaggaagtggatgacagagaacttcttgctcttaaactcaagaaaaacagaaatgcttgttttaggacccaagaaacaaagaccgttgttagcagatctcactgtgaacctcgacggctgcatagTCGTATCCCAAAAGACTGTAAGAGACCTcggcattacccttgaccctgacctctcctttgaagaatatataaaatatgtctcaagagttgcttattttcatcttcaaaacgtTCTattaaaaactgatgcagaaaaactagactagattactgcaatgctcttctttccggttaccctgacaaatcaataaattaatttcaattagtgctgcacacggctgctagaatcctaactagaatttttttttggaacacattactcctgtactagcgtccttacactggctgcctgttagggttagggctgattttaaggttttattgttaacctataaatcaatacatggacctactcctacttaccttgctgaaatgatccagccatacatacctacacgtaacctacgatcgcaagatgcaggccttttaattgtacctagaatttctaaacaaacagctggcggcagggccttttctcatagagctccactactgtggaatgatctgccaattaaggttagaaatgcaaactcagtgcaaactttcaagtgtctactaaaaactcatctctacagcacggtttatatcACCTTCATGCCTAGCCCGGGGGCGTGAAAGTGACcggtaggcttgatactgtccacccttgctgtcttgctaggtgggctctcgtcgccactgggatgccctccctccaatgccttttgggggaagagtcactggcttgttgttgtctctctgttgcgcacatgtgcaattgggctgtactctgctcgcaatactcggccctcattcagggttgttgcggttggtgggtgtcccattggttgatgcctggcaatgtgggtggattgatttcctgcctgttgggccctgtccgggagaagttctccttctccactataaatcgttgttgatatgaggaatgcattttctgaattttcccagtctcctcccattttaaactttaggaggacatgagatcctggtccacaccacagagtacctggtttggggggcccattgctgtccctgtccttgtccatctggtcatacttctgacctagtctaaatagtttaaatagactctggatttagcccacatgcatttatttattattccaattggacttttaatatctcacccggcacagccctctgagcctgggtcctctctaggtttcttcctaaaattcggccttgtTAGGAAGTTtatcctagccactgaaattcaacactacggttgtttgctccttggggttgaAGGCCAGgcgtttctgtaaaagcactttgtgacaactgctgttgtaaaaagggctttataaatacatttgataaatttAAACctggctagaacatgtccacgtagcccaatatgggtttccagtctctctaagagaagggagtgatcaatagcgtgatcaaaagcagcactaaagtcaagaagcaacaggacggatgcggaacctttatctgaggccattagaagatcatttgttaccttcacgagtgcagtctcagtactatgatgggatctgaaaccagattggagtatttcataaatgttatttgtctttaggaaggcattcagttgttgggaaacacatttttctaagatttttgagaggaacgggaggttcgctattggcctataattgtttaatatgtcgggatccagattagatttttttttagaagaggcttaatttccgctatttttggtgaatttggtacacatccagaggaaagggagcaatttattatgttcagcattggctgtcctagcacaggaaatagctccttaagtaattttgttggaattgggtctagctgagagtttgtgggtttagaactcattacaaattttgtaaatgtgttgagcgatacggtatcaaaaaattcaagtgtccccattgacacctggtcagagccactcctttgttgccttggccgtgtgttttgggtcattgtcatgctggaatacccatccacgacccattttcaatgccctggctgagggaaggaggttctcacttGTGTAacaactgttaaaaaaaatgcttcctaactgtgcaaagaggcaaatggAATATACAAGGTCCATGtgccactgaaatgcagggatagaaTCCTGCAATTGCTGTGGTTCAATTTGAGTATTTAGGCTTTTCTCCATAATTTGTGGTCATTTCCACCACACAGCCAACATGATGTGAAGGCAATATAAAGATTGAACTATTTAATGGATGGttttcccaaaacattttggtgaataACGTTACCTCCAGCTCAAATGCGCACGTAAAAAGGGGCTGTCCAAAAACAGAACTGAGTGGCTGACGGAGCACGAGTAGGTCAGTCCTGTCAGTTTGACACCTCATGAAAATCTTGTGCAAAGCTACATGTGATTGGCCTGTTACTGGTCACTAATCGACAACTGGGCACAGAGTTGCCAGGTATCATTGACAACATACTGACCAAACACCCGCGGACTCCACCTGTAAATCGACCCGACCAAGCCCATTGGTGTTCGAGCTAACTTTTTAATGGAtggttttcaaaaaagttttagAAATACAATGCTTAATAAATATACTTACAAAAAATTACAGGTTATGAAAATACTCTAAATATTGCAGGTACACAGAAATGATTTACATATCGTTACATCCACCACTGATAATTAATGCATGAACAGTCATCTTATTTGGCATTACTTAGATGCAGGAAAACATTAACCCATTAGCACATAGACTGTTTTAGTGACATGTTTTCCTGTGAACCCTGTCTAGGGACCAGGCAGACTGTGTGAAAGTAGCCCTGACTACCATGGTGAGTGACATCTGCAATGATGATTAGGTTCAATTAAAACTGCATGTTTTGTAGACTATGCATAAAGTACCTTTTCCTCAACCATATCATGGCGATTTTGTTATGTAGACCCCAACTACAGCAACAACAGTGACTCAGGTAAGATGTCTATTCAATATCTTAATCTTCCCAATAAAGTACTGAAATCAAAACAAACTCATTTCATTAGGAGTTTAATTAAGAGTTTAAATGTTGGTTTTGTATCAATTTCAGATTCAGGAGGTCAATCAGTCAACAACGTTAAGGGTCCAAGTATCAACATCAATTCTCACCAGAACAGAATACCTTGATCCAGGATTAAATTACTACCATCTGACTGCAGGTAAACTAATCCAATTCACAAATATCTTTAATCCCCAAGCCATTTTAAAAGCAAATATGCAATTTCAAGAGATACTGAGCCTAATTTAACCAGTTCCTCATACATATTTTGAACTGCCTTTGTAAAGATTCTGTTGAACATGTCTTTAACTTCTAATGGCAACAGTTCTCTATTTTATTTCAGGGATAGTGCTTACTGTTTTTGTAGTTCTCTCTGCATATCTCTTTTACATCATTAAAAAGAGGAGCAACAGAGGTGAGAAGAACAGTCGTGCCGACACTGATAATTTATGAAGTCATAGGCCCGAAATGTCCCAGTTGATCTTTAGAACTAATCTTTAAACTATTATGTTTAACATACAGTACCATCTGATTATTTATGTTCACTTTAAACTGCTTTCTTCCATTTATCTTTTAGTAAACAACCTTTTTCTACACTCTTTTGACCCCTTCTCTGAATGTTTGTGAATTGTCACAGGTGGGGAGTTCAGCCTAAAACATTGCCTCCCATCAAACAATATCCCTTATACCAACACACAGTCACGGAGCAGTAAGACAGCAACAACCATCATTGAAGAGGTTGCTCTCTTACAGTCACACACCAGAAACCTAGAGGACTTTTTGGGTGAGTTAACAAGTGCTATTGCCAATAGCCCTACTACTAATAGGCTTTTCATTGGTATTACTTGTACCTCTATGTGACTCCTGGTCCATAAGCTCCAACTCAAATTTCAGCATTAATGAACTTGTTGCCATCCCAGGTCCTGACCTCCAGTCAGCACCGTTGCAGATGGTTCTGGACAACCTGGATGTTCTGGAGGAACTGGTGATCCTACTGGACCCAGAGATTCCTGGGGTAAAGAATACCAGCCACCTGGCGTCTCGCTGCTCATTCCCTGCCACCTGGATCACCTATACCTACTCCCTGAGAGACAGCAAGAGCCCCCTGAGGGCTGTGCTGGAAGGGGTCACCACCAAGAACCCAGAGTGGACAGTAGGACACCTTGCCAGGCTGCTGAGAGAGATGGACCGGAACGATGCTGTAGCTGTGCTCAGCAAGCTCAACTTTCCTAAGGAGACAATCTAGTAGCATGCAGCTTTGCATTCTATTATATGTGCAAATTCTTGACATTGAGAAAGAACAGATATCTATTGATGTTTGTATTTAAAGGCAGTCCTATAGAAACTTACAAACTCTCTCACATCAAAATTATATTACAAAGAGCCACTATCAAACGCTATCACAAGACCAGCCGGTCCTAGACATAACGCAGGCTTGTCATTTAGTTTGGTTACTTTGACTCCCACTCATGGAATGTCTTGCAGTGTAATCTTAAATATGTTCTGGTGCTTTTTACGTCAGTTGGAAGGTTTGATAAATGACCTTTTTACTATTAATAGTGATTGCCTTTATTAATTTttcagatgtgtgtttgtgttattacTGTAATATGGGCTTATATGCAGTGACCTAGATCTCTGATTCCTTGTATAcaggttaaataaatgaaaatgtacttatttGCATTAGGGCTCAAATAAATACACAACATTGCACTTACAAATAAAAGCAgctatattaatatatatagcTTAAAATACCTAGCCTGGCCCTCACAATCATGGCCACCCTCTTATAattctgtataaaatgtattatcacCATGACTTCATCTCCAAGCAATAATATTTACATGTTATTATTATCCAGAATTTAATAAACATATGGTTTCATTCAGTTTCAAAAGACCAAATCTGATTTGTTCAAACTTTTTAACATCTTTATTAAGCaaataacattataaataaaaaagtgcATAGAAAAATTAAACAGGTTTAGAAATATGTATACAATTATTTACAAACTCAGGGTTTATTTGTACATGGTAACAAAGACAAATTCACACATTTTCTTGTCTATTACACTTttttatacattaaaataacccCACCATATAGAACATACAGCTTTCTGAACAAGTTCTGGGAGAGATCGTTGTGGTAACTTCAGGTTTCCAAATAGTGCTTTGCATccttcatcacacacacaggccagctCTGCAGGACCTTAAAACCAAGTTACTCTTATTATATTATCATCCTCTTTTTGCATTAGTATTCCTTAACGTCTGTCAGAACAACTGAGGTAGAATCCTTGCAAGAGGTTGGGGAGTTGAGAGGACATTGAGAAACGTTCTGCTTCCCCCTTTCAGTTAGATGAATAAATGGGAATACAGGCTCCTTCTCACTGACTGATCGTGCAAGCAAGGAGGCAGGGTTTAAGCACTTCCTGACCAGGCATTCCATTCCAAAGGCAAGGGTTCATTTACTTCCCACACTCTAGCTTGAATGGGTCTATGCAGCACGCATATGGACAGAACAACGTGGACTTGCTATTCTCCTGTGGGTGAAACTAAGGCCAGCCATACTGAATGAACATTTTACCAAAACATAGAAAACCCAATCAAAAACAATTTTTAAAAGACCTGTTTCAGAACAATGTCCTTTTTAAAGGCTGAAATGTAACACACAACTGTCCTCAAAAATCAAGGTTCAAGTAAAAGAGCGAAGGAGGAAACCGAGTGtaaacaaaaaagagaaacaatgGGAGGAAGAATTCCCACAAGACCACCACCAATAATACAAAGTCTAGTCCAAAATCTGaacagaaacatgaataaatacaaCTACTCTAGAGCTCAAGCAATCTCTTATTGTAAATAGGTGAACAACAGTGTGTAGCTTTACTATATGTCTGACTGAGCTGACAGCATTGTCTAAAATTGTACAACAGCAAACGCCAAGGTGCTGAGTGCATTCTTTCCATACGCGTTTTTTACACTAAGACAGGAATCACTCTTTCAGCCATCCTACTgagcaacatacagtacagtactggcCTAACGCTATGCTTGAGATCTCCAGTGTACAAGGGGCACTGTTAGCCTGGTCGGGTGTAGTTTACAATGCATCTCAGATAGTGTTACATCCTTTGTGCATTGCCCAAAATGTCTGAAGAACGTCAGTACTTTGTTAACACCACTGAAATGCAGAGAAATATGCAGAGTCTGGACTTAGTTCACTAAAAATGTACAACTGTAGCACATCAAAGATGTAACATTATTGCAAAAGTTAGGTTAATCAGTGTTGGCCATGAGACGCACTGAGGTTTCCAGCTGAACTTTTCACTCTTGGCGTGGGTAGTGCTTGCTACATAAAAACTGAATTATTTGGTGTAAGAGATAAATACATGATTTTGCTGCAGCAAAGACTAACCGTTTAATTAAACATAATGGAGGCCCCTTCCCCTCATCTGTGAGAGGGGACGGatgaaaatgacttgattaTTTGCAGGGTCTGGGAGCCTGTGACACATATCTTAACAGCACCATGGTTCTCAGAATATTCCAACTAAAAGCAAATATGTACAACATGACGCATGATGAGTActgcaaaataaatgaaactatGATTAAAGGACCAAATAAAGGTGGCGATATGGCTAAGAAATTTACTTGAGGATGGAGCCAACATGATTatgggtgattttttttttaattatcccAAAAAAAAGATAAGGAATCTCTCAAGGCTAACTTTTCTGCCCTTTTTAACTGAAAGGATTTACAAAATGCAAAGGTAAAAACTTGGAGCAACATAGAACTACCATAACCACAAAGGATGTCTGTAGCAGTCAGTATCACAACTTCAAGGTAAACCACTCTATAACGGTAGCTACTTCCTTCCTATCTCTGGTGGTGAGCTTACCCCATCTCTGGCACAAGTACAAATAAAGGTTATTACAGAGCAGGCTTTAGGACATGTTGGTCTACATCCAGAAGTGATCAACTGTTTTGCACAGTTCAGCCACAACTTTGCTACCCTCTCTCCTGGCCCTGGTTCCTCTCCCAGGCTCTTCATGGTGACTCATCCATTCCCCAACTTCCTAATCTCCAGCCGCACACCACCACTCAACCCAGTAAACCTTAATGTAAGGCTTTAAACTTCCTGCCTCTGCTCGCCTCCCCTTCCCTAATGCCTTTTCTTATTGGAGGGACCGGGGATTTCCGAGGCTCCCAATTTAGCCTTGTTCTGAACCCTAGTTGAGGAAGCGTCTACATTTCCGTGCCCCACAATTGCAGTTCAGTTTGCTCGCGGGGTCTTCAATCGGAAACTTGTAGTCATAGGTGAGCTCCTCTCCCCGGTAGATTTTGCGCAGAGCGAAGATGACAATATGCTTCTGCCCCTCCACATTGATGACACGTGAGTAGCAGTTGGGTTCACACGAGTGATTGATGAAGCGCGCTGCATTGCCATGCATGGTGGCATCCACAACGTCAAAGTCATCGATGCGGAACATGTAGCAGCCGATACCCTGCAGAGGGAAATAAAACAGGGAACTTGTTTTAGTTTCAGAAACTTAAAAGCTTAGTGTCATGTGTTAGTTTCATTTACGTTTCATTAATTTATCATTCAAGCCAGGCGTACAACTTTGTCATTTTAgcggcaaggccatttggccttcagtgtcacaaaaatgtttagggcacaaaggccatttaGTGAAATAGCtaggaggatttggagcttacaaataaacaacttgaattgccgataagaaaaaaaaaaagcatgcatgacataaaaacataattattcaCTGTTTTAACatcatactttgaataataGCTTATTATAACTATACTTATAACTCATTGACTTTaatttcagaagttttagttGAGAGCATTCACATGAAGACAACAAACAGGCAACAGTATTGAGAAGTTAAGTAGCTAATGTCCCGCTATTTTCAGCCACCTATTATTGGCAGTTTTTATGGTTTTTAAGTTCAAAACTGAAATGCACTGGAAAACTATGGTATGTTTTGCTATTAAATATACCCTTTCAGCTAGACaaccaccatgttttacagagatGTATGGAAgttgacatttttttaataaaaaatgtaaaagtatttaTGTATGGAAATAGCTTTAGTTGCAAATCGTGAAAATGGACTTGACATCATGTCATATTCATGTGATCAGATGTAATGACAATTTTTCTTCACCACAAGGCATTAATAAAGGTAGCTAAAACTTCCTTGTAAACACGAGAAGACTATGATCTgtcatatttaaaacaaataaaaatgaaataaaacgtTACTGAACAAAACAGTAAGGGGGCTGATAATAGGGGGCAAATTTTTTTGCCATGTCgctaaccaactagctgaatataaaatatttatatttccactgacatttcagaaatgctaattaacGACATGCcagttaacatttgtatgtcactcctaatcactaaacattgacaacttgATCAAATTATTACTCAGTACAAGATATTTAAAAGCTGCTGTTGGTTATGCTGTCAATAGGGGGTTCTAAACTAACGTTAAGGATAGCTAgccagaaggctaacattacGGCCAGTTACACTAAAGTAAACCGcaaagtatcctttaacatcacaatcacctgtgCTTATGAGTACGATCtcaataaagaaatgtaatgacTTATTTGTTCGGGAAGAAagtaattcatgtttttaaaatgttcaccacaAACGTTGCCATGTCTAGTGCTGTAAATCCTAACATTACTTCTCGGAGCTTGCAAAGGAAGTTCAGTGTATTCTTCCACTTGAGGTCGGAACTTTTCCTCTTCCCAGTTGCTTACGGACACACCTTCTAAAACTGAGAGGTTTGATTCGGTTAAGCACTAAGTCAGCTATTTATTGATCGACAACTAGTTAGCTTACTAGTTAGCATAGGCCGTACAATGATTTCAGGGGCATTAAGGCCAGAACAAAGGGCAACTTCTACGCTGATTCAAGCCCACTATTAGTTACTTGAAAACTAGAGTCTCTGTAGAAATAATGTTTAGGTCTTTAAAGTCTCCTTAAACACACTAAACCTACTCATCTCACCTTTCCATCATAGTACTTCTCCCGCTTGTCAGTTAGCACTGAGCGAATTACGATGCCAGCATACTCTATGACCATCTCTTGTGCATCAATGTTCCTCTTGCAGAATAGTCCTCGTCCATGGATAGCAGACCTAAGTCAGAGATTAAATGTCAGAAAAAGATAATTGCATGAACacgaaaaggaaccaggcataTCTAGTTTGGCCAGCCCGCGATTATAAGGTATGATGTTGGCCTCCCAGGATGCAAACCTTGGTCTCCCATGTGACAGAGTCATTTCTGCTTGTATTGCTATAGGTCTCACCCTCAGAAATCAGATTGGGTATACATCACAAGTAAATAACCAATCAACACTATGACATATTTGTGAGAGACGTGGGGAAGAACAGAGAGATGCATGGCTGAAACAAGAGGTAAGAATGCTGACGGTATGGTGACTATGGCTTTTGCAAAtggacgttttaacagcttatcaGCCattaataggcctactagtatcaaCTTacaacttggaatagtcataaaaaGTTTGCATTTCCTAGCGAGACTCAAGATGAAGtgtacactgccaaagctataaaatttcatggcacaataacgttagtttttctttcattcctgaatgacattgatacaataacaatccatataggtgacgataactcaCTATTTCGTCAAaggaaaagacgagagaatacCCTACTCTTTGACTGCGCAAGTAGTAAtacaaaaatccaccagaaatagtttgcaatataaccgtaaaaagttttgttttaggctt contains the following coding sequences:
- the igflr1 gene encoding IGF-like family receptor 1, with the protein product MGHYSDYCSHELDKYWNELAKTCVPCNQMYPIRPGQEYSPNCGLHDDGGTSEGPYRPCRTKTFNNGSFLRCHPCTSCAQNEKRLSECNATTDTQCCRARDQADCVKVALTTMTPTTATTVTQIQEVNQSTTLRVQVSTSILTRTEYLDPGLNYYHLTAGIVLTVFVVLSAYLFYIIKKRSNRGGEFSLKHCLPSNNIPYTNTQSRSSKTATTIIEEVALLQSHTRNLEDFLGPDLQSAPLQMVLDNLDVLEELVILLDPEIPGVKNTSHLASRCSFPATWITYTYSLRDSKSPLRAVLEGVTTKNPEWTVGHLARLLREMDRNDAVAVLSKLNFPKETI